The following are encoded together in the Terriglobia bacterium genome:
- a CDS encoding YceI family protein, with the protein MRVRKVLGLLLGVFALSLSALAADEYKIDPVHSSVNFAVTHMTISTVNGRFNDFAGTILFDDKDATKSSVTVTIKAASINTDNNNRDNDLKSANYFDVAQFPEITFQSKSVEKKGDNYVAHGTLTIHGVAKNVDLPFELKGPIDAGKGGKAMGAHASLTVSRQDFGISKAPAAMIGNDVKVDLNVEARHAPPAPAATK; encoded by the coding sequence ATGCGTGTACGAAAAGTTCTTGGGCTGTTGCTTGGCGTTTTTGCTCTCTCCCTTTCGGCGCTGGCCGCCGACGAATACAAGATTGATCCGGTGCACTCGTCGGTCAATTTCGCGGTCACTCACATGACCATCAGCACGGTGAACGGGCGCTTCAACGATTTTGCCGGAACGATCCTTTTTGACGATAAAGACGCGACCAAGTCTTCCGTCACGGTGACCATCAAAGCCGCGAGCATCAATACGGACAACAACAACCGCGACAATGACCTGAAATCGGCCAACTATTTTGACGTGGCGCAGTTTCCGGAAATTACTTTCCAAAGCAAATCGGTGGAAAAAAAGGGCGACAACTACGTGGCCCACGGAACGCTGACGATCCACGGCGTCGCCAAGAACGTGGACCTGCCGTTTGAGTTGAAAGGGCCCATTGACGCGGGTAAAGGCGGAAAAGCGATGGGCGCGCATGCCTCTCTCACCGTCAGCCGCCAGGATTTTGGGATCTCCAAGGCGCCGGCCGCGATGATCGGCAACGATGTCAAGGTTGATCTCAACGTTGAAGCAAGACATGCACCACCGGCCCCCGCCGCAACCAAATAA
- a CDS encoding biotin--[acetyl-CoA-carboxylase] ligase yields MSSADLLLPEKLAPLVRNTIFSGNIHHFDQAESTNALALAAATRSEHHTDTGPEGAVFVAEEQTAGRGRGGHTWHSEKGTGIYCSFLIFPPMSPAEALWLSLISGVAVQDAVKEVTGLQPDIRWPNDLLLNEKKFAGILTEMSSEPTRVNHAVVGVGINVNQESFPESLRNVATSLRKEAGREFSRVELTGAMIRAVDREYRALLRAMSSPIRTPALRFEPIMRRVESRSSYALGKLVHVDEDGGYYGVTDGLDPSGFLRVRTDTGLRMVISGSVRPVARRNDAPGS; encoded by the coding sequence GTGTCTTCTGCCGACTTGTTATTGCCGGAGAAACTTGCGCCGCTGGTGCGGAACACGATCTTCTCCGGCAATATTCACCATTTCGACCAGGCTGAATCCACCAACGCTCTGGCGCTGGCCGCGGCCACGCGTTCCGAGCACCATACGGACACCGGGCCGGAAGGCGCGGTCTTTGTGGCGGAAGAACAGACCGCGGGCCGGGGACGCGGCGGGCATACCTGGCATTCGGAAAAAGGCACGGGGATTTATTGTTCGTTTCTGATTTTTCCTCCCATGTCGCCGGCAGAGGCGCTATGGCTGTCGTTGATTTCAGGAGTGGCGGTGCAGGACGCGGTGAAGGAGGTCACGGGATTGCAACCGGACATCCGCTGGCCGAATGATTTGCTGCTGAACGAGAAGAAGTTTGCGGGGATCCTGACGGAGATGAGCTCCGAGCCTACGCGTGTGAACCACGCGGTGGTGGGCGTGGGCATCAACGTGAACCAGGAGAGCTTTCCCGAGAGCTTGCGGAACGTCGCCACTTCACTGCGCAAAGAGGCAGGGCGGGAATTCTCGCGGGTGGAGCTTACCGGGGCCATGATCCGAGCAGTAGACCGCGAATACCGCGCTCTGCTGCGGGCCATGAGCAGTCCGATTCGCACGCCAGCGTTGCGCTTTGAGCCGATCATGCGCCGGGTGGAATCGCGATCTTCTTACGCGCTGGGCAAACTGGTGCACGTGGACGAAGACGGCGGCTATTACGGCGTGACCGACGGCCTGGATCCCAGCGGCTTCCTGCGCGTCCGGACCGATACCGGCCTGCGCATGGTGATCTCCGGCAGCGTCCGCCCGGTGGCAAGGAGAAACGATGCTCCTGGTTCTTGA
- a CDS encoding type III pantothenate kinase, whose product MLLVLDVGNTNTVLGVYRMETPGFAGKVGTKLEAHWRVATIATHTVDEYGVLFRNLFAIGKIESSEVRGIIISSVVPPMDSTLREVCERYFHLKPLFVEPGAKTGMPVLCDNPQEVGADRIVNGVAAFEKYGGPCVVVDFGTATTFDVVSRKGEYLGGAIAPGIGISAQALVENTARLPRVDIRRPAKLIGTNTVASMQSGMFYGYLGLVDGILERMMAELGSEAKVVATGGLARLIGEHSKYIKTVDDLLTLDGLRIIWERNSGAHKQKATS is encoded by the coding sequence ATGCTCCTGGTTCTTGACGTGGGCAACACCAACACGGTGCTGGGCGTCTATCGGATGGAAACGCCGGGATTCGCCGGGAAAGTCGGCACGAAGCTGGAAGCCCACTGGCGCGTGGCCACCATCGCCACCCATACGGTGGATGAATACGGCGTCCTCTTCCGCAACCTGTTTGCCATCGGCAAGATTGAGTCTTCTGAAGTCCGAGGCATCATCATCTCGTCCGTGGTCCCGCCCATGGATTCCACCCTGCGCGAAGTTTGCGAGCGCTACTTCCACTTGAAGCCGTTGTTCGTGGAGCCGGGCGCCAAGACCGGCATGCCCGTGCTTTGTGACAATCCGCAGGAAGTGGGCGCGGACCGCATTGTGAACGGTGTGGCGGCGTTTGAGAAATACGGCGGGCCCTGCGTGGTGGTGGACTTTGGCACGGCGACGACTTTTGATGTTGTCTCGCGCAAAGGCGAGTACCTGGGCGGCGCGATCGCGCCGGGCATCGGCATTTCCGCGCAGGCGCTGGTGGAAAATACCGCCAGGCTGCCGCGCGTGGACATCCGCCGGCCGGCCAAACTGATCGGCACCAACACCGTGGCCAGCATGCAGTCCGGCATGTTCTATGGCTACCTGGGTCTGGTGGACGGCATCCTGGAACGCATGATGGCGGAGCTTGGTTCCGAAGCAAAGGTAGTCGCTACCGGCGGGCTGGCGCGGCTGATCGGCGAACACTCCAAGTACATCAAGACCGTGGACGATTTGCTCACGCTCGATGGCCTGCGCATCATCTGGGAGCGCAATTCGGGGGCGCATAAACAGAAAGCCACGTCTTAG
- a CDS encoding S9 family peptidase: MKKTTFRCVQSFLTIIALVLAAANGYGADKHPFSRDDYSALRRARATAISPDGKTILYLVTYDGVQGPEKREWWMIGISGENPHKLSLPEKFRPQGFSSDGALYGGYEVDKLGQLAIVPLAENQPVRMIGLRSGVRSASISPDGSRFALLADPRPKDALEGVHTVVQADQTSLYVVNASGDKGDWWCPELKDITDIAWSADGTQIAVITQNPKIGHHELHSAIYVCSASGARRIAQVPNATNGLAWSGGGKELVFASTTTPVLTPDHIWSVPLDGGAPVDRTPQLDGSAVNVTSDAHGSVWVELHRGVITEIAAYRDGKLETAYRWTDGVMNGLPVSTAFSASPDVRAFTVSDPAHLNNVAVAHGGELVKITHEGDDVLAGADLGDVRVVHWTSKEGIKLEGIVTFPSGYSAAKKWPFLVMPHGGPESNDELAFSLFSRLIAAQGYVVMEPEYRGSTGYGSDFLSAIYQHFGDRAYRDVDSATDYAIAQGWADPQRLAMFGWSAGGFMTSWTVTQTHRYRAAIEGAGITDWLSFVPTSDTWQTDYDARLQEKDPTPLLQFSAVMHSDQVTTPLLILHGEADVRVPVLQGMEFFVLLAERGKTVRMVTYPGAPHFPRLAEQRRDVFKEIAEWLAKHNP; the protein is encoded by the coding sequence ATGAAGAAGACTACCTTCCGCTGCGTGCAATCATTTCTGACCATCATCGCCCTGGTGCTGGCCGCCGCAAACGGCTATGGCGCTGACAAGCATCCCTTCAGCCGCGATGATTACTCCGCCCTGCGTCGTGCCCGGGCCACGGCCATCTCGCCGGACGGCAAGACCATCCTCTACCTGGTGACCTACGACGGCGTTCAAGGGCCGGAAAAGCGCGAGTGGTGGATGATCGGCATCTCCGGAGAAAATCCGCACAAACTTTCATTGCCGGAGAAATTCCGCCCGCAAGGCTTCTCCTCGGACGGCGCGCTGTACGGCGGGTATGAAGTGGACAAGTTGGGACAACTGGCCATTGTGCCCCTGGCGGAGAATCAGCCTGTCCGGATGATTGGCTTGAGGTCAGGGGTCCGCTCCGCCTCGATCTCGCCGGACGGTTCGCGCTTCGCGCTACTGGCCGATCCTCGCCCCAAAGATGCGCTAGAAGGCGTGCACACTGTGGTGCAGGCTGATCAGACCAGCCTGTACGTGGTCAACGCCAGCGGCGACAAGGGCGACTGGTGGTGCCCCGAGCTGAAGGACATCACCGACATCGCCTGGTCCGCCGACGGTACGCAGATCGCGGTCATCACGCAAAATCCAAAGATCGGCCATCATGAGCTGCATTCGGCCATTTACGTTTGCAGCGCATCGGGCGCGCGCCGCATTGCCCAGGTTCCCAACGCCACCAACGGACTCGCCTGGTCCGGCGGCGGTAAGGAACTGGTTTTTGCCAGCACTACCACTCCGGTGCTTACGCCCGATCACATCTGGAGCGTCCCACTGGACGGCGGCGCGCCGGTGGACCGCACCCCGCAACTGGATGGCTCGGCCGTGAACGTGACCTCCGATGCTCACGGCTCAGTGTGGGTGGAACTGCATCGCGGCGTGATCACGGAAATCGCCGCTTATCGCGACGGCAAGCTGGAAACCGCGTATCGCTGGACGGATGGCGTCATGAATGGCTTGCCGGTCTCCACCGCGTTTTCCGCATCGCCAGACGTGCGCGCGTTTACCGTAAGCGACCCCGCTCACCTCAACAACGTTGCCGTGGCCCACGGCGGCGAACTGGTGAAGATCACGCATGAGGGCGATGACGTGCTCGCCGGCGCGGACCTGGGCGATGTCCGCGTGGTGCACTGGACATCCAAGGAAGGCATCAAACTGGAGGGAATCGTAACGTTTCCCTCCGGCTACTCGGCCGCGAAGAAGTGGCCGTTCCTGGTGATGCCGCACGGCGGCCCGGAATCCAATGATGAACTCGCCTTCTCCCTTTTCTCCCGCCTGATTGCCGCGCAGGGATACGTGGTCATGGAGCCCGAGTACCGGGGATCAACCGGCTATGGCTCGGATTTTCTCTCCGCCATTTACCAGCACTTCGGCGATCGCGCTTACCGTGACGTGGACAGCGCCACCGACTACGCCATCGCCCAGGGCTGGGCTGATCCCCAGCGGCTGGCCATGTTTGGCTGGAGCGCCGGCGGCTTCATGACTTCATGGACCGTCACCCAGACGCATCGTTATCGCGCGGCGATTGAAGGCGCGGGAATTACCGACTGGCTCAGCTTTGTCCCCACCAGTGATACCTGGCAGACCGACTATGACGCCCGCCTGCAGGAAAAAGACCCCACGCCGCTGCTACAGTTTTCCGCCGTCATGCATTCTGACCAGGTGACCACGCCGCTTTTGATTCTCCACGGCGAAGCTGATGTCCGCGTACCCGTGCTGCAAGGCATGGAGTTTTTCGTGCTGCTGGCGGAGCGCGGCAAGACCGTGCGCATGGTTACCTATCCCGGAGCTCCTCATTTTCCACGCTTGGCGGAGCAAAGACGTGACGTGTTTAAGGAGATTGCCGAATGGCTGGCGAAGCATAACCCGTAG